Proteins co-encoded in one Candidatus Cloacimonas sp. genomic window:
- the dnaN gene encoding DNA polymerase III subunit beta, with protein MRLAIEKKDLLARIQHLVSIVPTKSTSPILNNYLINVSEETNMMSICTTDLKLTVVVEFPAAVSEGGTIAVSAHHFNEIINYMTDAVINLWQHDDLLMIQSGKVDFNLLIADHTLFPVVPETKLNNAITLDAALFNRMIDKTYFAVSTDVNRPILTGVCWKIYSDHHIMVATDGRKVAEIKILNSSLLPSLGVNDNQENNIFTDQDQLYVEKVIPVKTLQFMQKIFNEEVKELKVAMDDTRILFSYGEFFVSSQIMEHKYPDYDKAFPTDLPNKFVINKDALMTAIKRVALVAPDDNMRIHFDLDSERFEVNTSNRDTGDAKQNMDDYNYSGSSTGVSFNYKYMLSILEAIDTEKVVIKLGSPKEAMMIFNENAVPDQEITFLLMPLRS; from the coding sequence ATGAGATTAGCGATTGAAAAAAAGGATCTGCTTGCCCGTATACAACATCTTGTATCTATTGTTCCTACGAAAAGTACCTCTCCGATACTGAACAATTACCTTATTAATGTATCCGAAGAGACCAATATGATGAGCATTTGCACAACGGATTTGAAGCTAACTGTTGTAGTGGAATTTCCCGCTGCCGTCTCTGAAGGTGGAACAATTGCCGTTTCTGCCCATCATTTTAATGAAATTATAAACTATATGACAGATGCCGTTATCAATCTTTGGCAGCATGATGACCTCTTGATGATTCAAAGTGGGAAGGTAGATTTTAATCTGTTAATTGCCGATCACACTCTTTTTCCCGTTGTTCCTGAAACCAAATTAAACAATGCCATAACTCTGGATGCCGCATTATTCAACCGAATGATTGACAAGACCTATTTTGCCGTTTCCACGGATGTAAACAGGCCCATACTTACTGGTGTTTGTTGGAAAATTTATTCCGATCATCATATTATGGTGGCTACAGATGGAAGAAAAGTTGCTGAAATTAAAATACTAAATTCCTCTCTGCTGCCTTCTTTAGGAGTAAATGATAATCAGGAAAACAATATCTTCACGGATCAAGATCAACTTTATGTAGAAAAAGTGATTCCAGTTAAGACACTGCAGTTTATGCAAAAAATCTTCAACGAAGAAGTGAAAGAGCTAAAAGTGGCTATGGACGATACTCGGATTCTGTTTTCTTATGGTGAGTTCTTTGTTTCCTCGCAAATTATGGAACATAAATATCCTGATTATGATAAAGCATTTCCAACCGATTTACCGAATAAATTCGTCATTAATAAAGATGCCTTGATGACGGCCATCAAAAGAGTTGCCCTGGTTGCTCCGGACGATAATATGCGTATCCATTTTGATTTGGATAGTGAACGCTTTGAAGTTAATACTTCCAATCGCGATACAGGCGACGCAAAACAAAATATGGATGACTATAATTATTCGGGTAGTTCTACGGGAGTTTCTTTTAACTACAAATATATGCTGTCCATTTTGGAAGCAATAGATACAGAAAAAGTCGTCATCAAACTCGGTTCTCCCAAAGAAGCGATGATGATTTTCAATGAAAATGCCGTTCCAGACCAGGAAATTACTTTCCTCCTGATGCCTTTGCGTTCATAA
- a CDS encoding spermidine/putrescine ABC transporter substrate-binding protein — MKRKNVIILMLFILLLILSSSCSKNKPVLYIFNWSDYIDPELTKEFEQQNKCIIKYSTYDSNENMLTKIMSSRKAFDLVFPSGDHITIMRQANLLEPLDLSRIPNYKNLDSLLLAKAASFDEGNKYAIPYFWGLTGIIYNTKYVPKEILTSQSWNILSNQFFTSKNKVTMLDDAREVVGAALIYNGYDLNDTSTEALAAAEKTLAEWDKNITQFDSDSYKNEVADGTTWMAQAYNGDALQVMENNPDLGFFLPKEGTSLWMDNIAMLKSSNNKELAYKFINFLLDAKINERNTEYCRYATPNKEANNLLPEEIKNNALIYPNEQYLQKCYMINAIGENVKKIDKLYENIKLN, encoded by the coding sequence ATGAAAAGAAAAAATGTTATCATTCTGATGCTGTTTATATTACTGCTAATTTTAAGCAGCTCCTGCAGTAAAAATAAACCAGTTCTCTATATCTTCAATTGGAGCGATTATATTGATCCTGAGCTCACCAAAGAATTTGAACAGCAGAATAAATGTATTATAAAATATAGCACTTACGATTCCAATGAGAATATGCTCACCAAAATAATGAGCTCCCGGAAAGCATTTGATCTTGTTTTCCCCAGCGGAGATCATATTACAATTATGCGCCAAGCCAATTTACTTGAGCCCTTAGACCTTTCTCGCATACCCAATTATAAAAATCTGGATTCTCTTTTATTGGCAAAAGCAGCCAGCTTTGATGAGGGCAATAAATATGCCATCCCCTATTTTTGGGGCTTAACTGGCATTATTTATAATACAAAATATGTTCCCAAAGAAATTCTCACTTCTCAAAGCTGGAATATTTTAAGCAATCAATTCTTCACCAGTAAAAATAAAGTTACGATGCTGGACGATGCAAGAGAAGTTGTTGGCGCCGCTTTAATTTATAATGGTTATGATCTTAATGATACAAGCACGGAGGCATTGGCTGCAGCTGAAAAAACCCTTGCCGAATGGGATAAAAATATTACCCAGTTTGATTCCGATAGCTATAAAAATGAAGTTGCGGACGGAACTACTTGGATGGCTCAAGCATATAATGGAGATGCTTTACAGGTAATGGAAAATAATCCTGATTTGGGTTTCTTTTTACCTAAAGAAGGCACCAGTTTATGGATGGATAACATAGCTATGCTAAAATCCAGTAATAATAAAGAACTCGCCTATAAATTCATCAATTTTCTGCTGGATGCAAAGATCAATGAACGCAACACGGAATATTGTCGCTATGCAACTCCCAATAAAGAAGCAAATAATTTGTTGCCTGAAGAAATCAAAAATAATGCCCTCATCTATCCTAATGAACAGTATTTGCAAAAATGCTATATGATCAATGCCATTGGCGAAAATGTGAAGAAAATAGATAAACTATACGAAAACATTAAACTAAACTGA
- the recF gene encoding DNA replication and repair protein RecF (All proteins in this family for which functions are known are DNA-binding proteins that assist the filamentation of RecA onto DNA for the initiation of recombination or recombinational repair.): protein MNLVKIELENFRNYLKKEFSFEAQGGLIIGPNGCGKTNLLEAIAYCSIGKSVRFHRDEELLHFDKRFFRVQGSFISDQNSANTVALSYADQRKLLKISDLPIRQLSTLFEVIKIIYCAPEDHLLISGSPRFRRQYFDLAISQLYPPYISVLRHFLHLVQQRNAMLKRNYSKEELLSWNSSFADSLSEVWNYRNKYLKQINKAFKETFQDVFPVSTSISLAYLPSLKMPLESSVDDIIKHLAQLEEREKITQHSLAGAHLDDYEFKLAGKKMRIYASQGQKRIAVIILKLIQAHLIENVTKIKPILLFDDIFAELDSFHSLAIRNCINNRYQVFIASPKEEIAQIWQGYPILSLTGEE, encoded by the coding sequence GTGAACCTGGTTAAAATTGAACTGGAGAATTTCCGCAACTATCTGAAAAAAGAGTTCAGTTTTGAGGCACAAGGTGGACTGATTATAGGTCCCAATGGTTGCGGAAAAACCAATCTACTGGAAGCGATTGCCTATTGTAGCATTGGAAAATCGGTGCGTTTTCATCGCGATGAGGAATTATTGCATTTTGATAAGCGATTTTTTAGAGTGCAGGGTTCTTTCATTAGTGATCAAAATTCTGCCAATACAGTTGCTTTAAGTTATGCCGATCAGCGTAAACTATTGAAAATTTCTGATCTGCCAATACGCCAACTAAGCACCCTCTTTGAAGTGATAAAAATTATCTATTGTGCCCCTGAAGATCATCTATTGATAAGCGGTTCACCCCGTTTTAGGCGACAATATTTTGATCTGGCAATTTCTCAACTCTATCCACCTTACATATCTGTTTTAAGACATTTTTTGCATCTGGTTCAACAACGCAACGCAATGCTGAAAAGAAATTACAGTAAAGAAGAACTGCTTAGCTGGAATTCTTCCTTTGCCGATTCCCTGTCTGAGGTCTGGAATTATCGTAATAAGTATCTGAAACAAATAAACAAGGCCTTCAAAGAGACCTTCCAAGATGTTTTTCCTGTCTCCACTTCTATTTCTTTGGCTTATTTACCTTCCCTAAAAATGCCTCTCGAAAGTTCCGTGGATGATATTATCAAGCATTTAGCCCAGCTGGAAGAAAGAGAAAAAATAACGCAACATTCTTTAGCCGGAGCTCATTTGGACGACTATGAATTTAAGCTGGCGGGGAAAAAAATGCGTATTTATGCTTCTCAGGGACAAAAACGCATTGCCGTGATCATCTTGAAACTGATTCAGGCACATCTGATTGAAAATGTAACTAAAATCAAACCCATTCTGCTTTTTGACGATATTTTCGCTGAACTTGATTCATTTCACTCTTTGGCAATTAGAAATTGTATCAATAATCGCTATCAAGTTTTCATTGCCAGCCCCAAAGAAGAAATAGCACAGATCTGGCAGGGCTACCCGATTTTATCTTTAACAGGTGAAGAATAA
- the aspS gene encoding aspartate--tRNA ligase, protein MPDNLGNLARSHYCGDLNKNQIGQNVTVMGWVNKRRDLGGLIFIDLRDVKGILQITIHPEQKEVFAKAEKVRNEYVVGVYGKICARSEQNINPSLPTGEIELVAETLYIFNDAQPLPVQFNESAMAEEDLRLTYRYLDLRRPKLQNIIITRHRIMQIMREFLNNEGFYEIETPILMKSTPEGARDYLVPSRIQPGKFYALPQSPQMFKQLLMIAGFDRYYQIARCFRDEDLRADRQPEFTQLDIELSFVTKAEIFDLLERLMQKLFKDILHINLTIPFLIIPYNEAMENYGCDKPDIRFDIKLHDISTIVSQSSFAVFASALQNGGVVKAIAIPGAADFSRKQQDELVELAKHLGGKGIAFAKVTENGLEGGISKFLSPEEATAIIVATKAGQNDLIAFAADNYEMVCKVLSGLRNFLAKKLNLIQENSYAFCWITDFPLFAKNTETGKWEPAHHMFTLPKEEHIPYLDVPEKIGEIQGELYDLVCNGTELSSGSIRCHRFDIQKKIFAILGFTEEELQDRFGFFLEALKYGTPPHGGIAPGLDRLVMIITGADSIRDVIAFPKTLKATDLMTQAPSEVDEQQWKELHLALIK, encoded by the coding sequence ATGCCGGATAACTTGGGAAATTTAGCTCGCAGCCATTACTGCGGAGATTTGAACAAAAACCAGATCGGACAAAATGTAACCGTTATGGGTTGGGTAAATAAACGCCGTGACTTAGGTGGATTGATCTTCATTGATTTGCGCGATGTAAAAGGCATTTTGCAAATAACTATCCACCCGGAACAAAAAGAGGTCTTCGCCAAAGCCGAAAAAGTCCGAAACGAATATGTGGTTGGGGTTTATGGAAAAATATGTGCCCGCAGCGAACAAAACATCAATCCTTCTCTTCCTACCGGCGAAATTGAATTAGTGGCTGAGACATTATATATTTTTAATGATGCCCAACCCTTACCTGTCCAATTTAATGAAAGTGCTATGGCAGAAGAAGATTTACGGCTCACTTATCGCTATTTGGATTTACGCAGACCCAAATTACAAAATATTATCATTACCAGACATCGCATTATGCAGATTATGCGAGAATTTCTCAATAATGAGGGTTTTTATGAAATTGAAACCCCAATCTTGATGAAAAGCACTCCTGAAGGGGCACGGGATTATCTTGTTCCCAGCAGAATTCAGCCCGGAAAATTTTATGCCTTGCCTCAATCTCCGCAGATGTTTAAACAACTTTTAATGATAGCTGGTTTTGATAGATACTATCAAATTGCGCGTTGTTTTAGGGATGAGGACTTACGAGCAGACAGACAACCCGAATTTACGCAACTGGACATAGAACTCAGTTTCGTAACCAAAGCTGAAATTTTTGACCTCTTAGAGCGCTTAATGCAAAAGCTTTTTAAGGATATCTTGCATATAAACTTAACTATCCCTTTCCTAATTATTCCTTATAATGAAGCGATGGAAAATTACGGTTGTGACAAGCCGGATATCCGTTTTGACATAAAATTACACGATATCTCCACAATCGTCTCTCAAAGCAGTTTTGCCGTTTTTGCTTCCGCTTTGCAAAACGGAGGTGTTGTAAAGGCAATTGCCATTCCCGGAGCTGCTGATTTTAGCAGAAAACAACAGGATGAATTGGTTGAATTGGCTAAACACTTGGGCGGTAAAGGAATCGCTTTTGCCAAAGTTACTGAAAACGGTTTGGAAGGTGGCATCAGTAAATTCCTAAGTCCGGAGGAAGCTACAGCAATAATAGTAGCCACTAAAGCCGGACAAAATGACCTTATTGCTTTTGCCGCAGATAATTATGAAATGGTTTGCAAAGTTCTATCGGGCTTACGCAATTTTCTGGCAAAAAAGCTAAACCTAATTCAGGAAAACAGTTATGCTTTTTGTTGGATTACCGATTTTCCTCTTTTTGCCAAAAACACCGAAACAGGTAAATGGGAACCGGCTCATCATATGTTTACTTTGCCCAAGGAAGAACATATTCCTTACTTGGATGTTCCGGAAAAAATCGGAGAGATTCAAGGTGAGTTATATGATCTTGTTTGCAACGGAACAGAGCTATCCAGTGGCAGCATTAGATGTCATAGATTCGATATTCAAAAGAAGATTTTCGCGATTTTGGGCTTTACCGAAGAGGAATTGCAAGATCGTTTCGGTTTCTTTTTGGAAGCATTAAAATATGGAACTCCTCCTCATGGAGGCATAGCTCCCGGTTTAGACAGATTGGTAATGATAATTACAGGCGCTGATTCCATCCGGGATGTAATCGCTTTTCCCAAAACATTGAAGGCAACTGATTTAATGACTCAAGCCCCTTCCGAAGTAGATGAACAGCAATGGAAAGAACTACATTTAGCACTCATAAAATAG
- a CDS encoding MFS transporter: protein MKLNRNIMGWMLYDFANSAFTTIIVTVVYSVYFIKSVVSGPAGYGEMLWGRAIGISMTLVAISAPILGAVADYSRAKKRMLFINCYITVIFTALLFFVKPGYVFTGMLFFIIANFGFNSANVFYDAFLPEICQPEDIGKVSGFGWSLGYVGGLVSLLVALVLVKINVRLVFPVVALHLFLFSLFTFFWLKEFKRPSKRSNYYKIAWQRVMYSLKNIASLPQLLKYIISYFIYNDGITTVIVFASIYGAELFGMTTTQMITYFILAQFTSILGAAFFGWLTDKLNVKISLNISLLIWICVVIWAFFCRSATEYYFVGLVAGLAIGSSQANSRTMLSLLTPRDRQAEFFGFYTLTGRLSSIIGPILYGWIAHKTGNIRYAVLALIFFFVIGWIILQSVKLQEGIEQAKK, encoded by the coding sequence ATGAAATTAAACCGTAACATAATGGGTTGGATGCTTTATGATTTTGCCAATTCGGCTTTTACGACTATAATTGTAACAGTCGTCTATAGTGTCTATTTCATAAAAAGTGTGGTAAGCGGTCCAGCTGGTTATGGAGAAATGCTTTGGGGAAGAGCCATTGGAATTTCTATGACTTTGGTGGCTATTTCAGCGCCCATTTTGGGTGCGGTTGCCGATTATTCTCGTGCCAAAAAAAGAATGCTGTTCATCAATTGCTATATCACTGTTATTTTTACGGCGCTTCTTTTCTTTGTAAAACCGGGCTATGTATTCACCGGAATGCTGTTTTTCATTATTGCCAATTTTGGTTTTAATAGCGCCAATGTATTTTATGATGCTTTTCTGCCCGAAATTTGCCAGCCCGAAGATATAGGCAAGGTCTCAGGTTTTGGTTGGTCTTTAGGTTATGTGGGTGGCTTAGTGTCACTTTTGGTAGCTTTGGTTCTGGTAAAAATTAATGTTCGTTTGGTTTTTCCAGTGGTGGCTTTGCATTTGTTTTTGTTTTCGTTGTTCACTTTTTTTTGGCTGAAAGAATTCAAGCGTCCTTCCAAAAGATCAAACTATTATAAAATTGCCTGGCAAAGAGTGATGTATTCATTAAAAAACATAGCCAGCTTGCCTCAATTGTTAAAATATATCATCAGTTACTTTATTTATAACGATGGAATAACCACGGTAATTGTTTTTGCTTCTATTTATGGAGCGGAACTTTTTGGAATGACGACTACTCAAATGATAACCTATTTTATTTTGGCACAATTCACTTCCATTTTGGGGGCGGCATTTTTTGGCTGGCTAACGGATAAACTGAATGTAAAAATTTCCTTGAATATATCACTATTGATCTGGATTTGCGTTGTTATTTGGGCTTTTTTCTGCCGTAGCGCAACTGAATATTATTTTGTCGGTCTCGTTGCCGGCTTGGCAATTGGAAGCAGTCAAGCAAACAGTAGAACTATGCTGTCGTTATTAACTCCTCGAGATAGACAGGCGGAATTCTTTGGATTTTATACCTTGACAGGACGATTATCTTCTATTATTGGTCCTATATTGTATGGATGGATAGCTCATAAAACGGGAAATATCCGTTATGCGGTTTTAGCGTTGATATTTTTCTTCGTGATTGGCTGGATTATTTTACAAAGTGTTAAGCTGCAGGAAGGAATTGAGCAAGCCAAAAAATAA